The genomic region GAAGAGGCACATGTTAGTGATAAATGGTGGAGGAGACGGAACGTGGAGAGGTATGATTTTAACGGGAGCGGGTGAAGGCATGATGGAGAGGAGTGGAAATAGACATTGTGGTTACTGCTGATGATGTAGATAGTTGAAAGGGACAATACTAGCGTCGTGTCTTTGTAATCCCAATGTGCTATCCTAATCTATTTACATTTTAATGATCTTATCTTCCTTGTATGGTGATTCACTTCTTAGTCTGAAGTCTGTTCTTATTTATAACTTTTCTTTAACTTACAAGTCTATACAGTAAAAAACACAGACTTAAAAACTCTTAGTCCATATGGAGAATGCTCAGCATATTTTGAAACTGTAGTGAAATTACAAAGTAAATTGTTTTATAAAAATTATTTTCGACATTAAGCAATTTTGAGGTGAATTTTAATTCTAAGAAATATATTAACCAGTGATCTGGCTTGCGAGTAGGCCTTCTTCGTTAATATTTTCAAGTGACCGTTTACTTCTCCCTTCAGAGACCACAACAGTGTTCCTGAAGAAGTGGACCCCTCGCTGGAGGATGCTCGCCTTGAGGAACCTCACTACTTCAGCCTTTCTGACCTCGTACGGATGGCCCGAGAGACTCACGGGAGTGTCCCAGTGGAAGGAGCCCGTCTAGAATCCTCAAGTGGAGGCCACGACATTGTAAACACTCAAGCAATTCCCAAGAACCACCCAGTGCGTCTATTGGTCAGGACTAATGGTAGTTCAGGCACTCAGGAGCCCTCCTCCGCGGAAGAGGAATCTCCATCTCAGATGCTGTTAAAACGCAAGGAGTTTGAACAAGACCTAGATAATGGGGACACGACCGATTATCTGAGGTTGTCTTATTAGATGTCGTTGACATACAGCTTCGCATCTAAGGTGTTTTC from Procambarus clarkii isolate CNS0578487 chromosome 83, FALCON_Pclarkii_2.0, whole genome shotgun sequence harbors:
- the LOC123768639 gene encoding uncharacterized protein; translation: MRPSVCPPAMPSTAVLAAALLLLLASPSLSTAKRFDCQMFCRTTGYNGMVGGCRCSFTLFTAKRSARDHNSVPEEVDPSLEDARLEEPHYFSLSDLVRMARETHGSVPVEGARLESSSGGHDIVNTQAIPKNHPVRLLVRTNGSSGTQEPSSAEEESPSQMLLKRKEFEQDLDNGDTTDYLRLSY